The following are from one region of the Prevotella communis genome:
- a CDS encoding MBL fold metallo-hydrolase, translated as MKKVLTFLLAVLGLNTACSQNFDNYDVKAFAELTADPDVVILDVRKADTYEVDMFKTRSGKTVTFHALTHASIRIQYDGKEIEIDPVTKLGNKTIDYAAMPKADYLFVTHEHGDHFSQDAIKILTDGKTRFITNQRCAEMYGSGEVMKNGDKLQLADDFTVEAVPAYNYSEGRTQFHPKGRDNGYILTVDGLRIYIAGDTEDIPELSAVKDIDIAFLPCNQPYTMTPGQLVRAAGIIKPKVLFPYHYGQTDLNSIPSLLRNDGIDVRIRHYE; from the coding sequence ATGAAAAAGGTCCTGACATTCTTGTTGGCTGTACTGGGGCTGAACACAGCTTGCAGCCAGAATTTTGACAATTATGATGTGAAGGCGTTTGCCGAACTGACTGCAGACCCTGACGTGGTAATCCTTGACGTAAGAAAGGCCGACACCTACGAGGTGGATATGTTTAAGACCAGAAGCGGTAAGACGGTGACGTTTCATGCCTTGACACATGCCAGCATCCGTATCCAGTATGATGGCAAGGAGATAGAGATTGATCCTGTGACGAAGTTGGGTAACAAGACGATAGACTATGCTGCTATGCCCAAGGCTGACTATCTCTTTGTGACCCATGAGCATGGCGACCACTTCAGTCAGGATGCCATAAAGATTCTGACAGACGGAAAGACACGTTTCATTACCAACCAGCGATGTGCCGAAATGTATGGCTCTGGTGAGGTGATGAAGAATGGTGATAAGTTGCAGTTGGCTGATGACTTCACTGTTGAGGCTGTCCCTGCATATAACTACAGTGAGGGACGCACGCAGTTCCATCCCAAGGGACGTGATAACGGCTATATCCTGACTGTCGACGGCCTGAGAATCTATATCGCCGGTGATACGGAGGATATCCCGGAATTGTCGGCTGTGAAGGACATTGACATTGCCTTCCTGCCGTGTAACCAGCCCTACACCATGACACCAGGGCAACTGGTCAGGGCTGCAGGAATCATCAAGCCCAAGGTGCTGTTTCCCTATCACTACGGACAGACAGACCTGAACAGCATTCCGTCACTGCTCCGGAATGACGGCATTGACGTTAGAATCAGACATTACGAATAG
- a CDS encoding DUF5675 family protein: MELVLTRIAKRKTYTIGRLEIEGAGENLYFCDTLEPTWRDYAHGGRKVKGRSAIPEGRYAVVISWSPKFKAWLPILLGVPNFSGIRIHAGNTAADTEGCILVGKNKLVGQVVDSRIWLYRLKKKIVEAKDRGEAVWITIK; the protein is encoded by the coding sequence ATGGAATTAGTATTGACAAGAATAGCAAAGCGCAAGACCTACACGATAGGCAGGCTTGAAATTGAAGGGGCAGGGGAGAACCTGTACTTTTGTGACACACTGGAACCCACATGGCGCGACTATGCCCACGGCGGCCGCAAGGTAAAGGGTCGCTCGGCCATTCCCGAAGGGCGCTACGCAGTAGTTATCTCATGGAGCCCGAAGTTCAAGGCATGGTTGCCCATTCTGCTGGGTGTGCCCAACTTCAGTGGCATCCGCATCCACGCGGGTAACACTGCCGCCGACACTGAGGGCTGCATCCTCGTGGGCAAGAACAAGCTTGTAGGTCAGGTGGTCGATTCGCGCATCTGGCTCTATCGCCTGAAGAAGAAAATAGTAGAGGCGAAAGACCGTGGTGAGGCGGTGTGGATTACCATTAAGTAA